The region CGCTTCTTCGCCAACATGACCCAGTCGCAGATCGGCGAGGAGGTCGGCATCTCGCAGATGCACGTCTCCCGCCTTCTCACCCGCACGCTGGCCCAGCTCCGCGAGGGCCTGATCTCCGACTGAGACCTCCCGTGCTCGACCCTTCATAATTGACGGATCGTCAGCCACACTGGCGCGATGCGTCGAGCGACTTGGCTCCATGGCCGTCGAGGCGCCCTGGTGGGCGCCTCGACGGCTGTTGTCTGCCTGGGTGCGGTTCTGGCCGCGTGCGGGGACGGTGGGAGCGGCGGCGGATACGTGGCGGTGGGGGCGCCGGCCGATTCGGGGCCCATGGTGGCCCCGACCGGGAGCATCTCACTGACCCCACTGCCCGAGTCCACGCCACTCACGGAAGCCGCCAAGGGAACACCTCAGCAGGGCAGTTCACCCCCGCGGTCCCCACTCTCCGCTTCGCCCGGCACGGCAACGCACCCCGGCGGCGACAACTCGCCCCGCGCGGACGCCGGTTCGGGCGCGCCATCGGCGCCCTCCGCTCGGCCGACCCCGGGTTCCACGGCAGGTACCAGTCCCCCCGGTACCCCCAGTCCTTCCGGTCCCGCCGGCCCCGCTGTTCTCGACGTGAGCGAGCCCACGCGGGAGGCCACCGACCAGCGCTGGTGCGAGAAGGTGACGGTCTCCTTCCGCAACACCGGTGGCAGCGCCGTGCGTTCGGGCACGGTGACCCTCGGGACGCACATCATCGGGGCGCTCGGCATCGACTGGGCGACGATCGACTCGAAGCGGGATCTGCCCGTGCCGATCGCGGCCGGAGCGGGCAGCACAAAGACCTGGACGGTGTGCGTCGACGACTGGCGCGTGCCGCTCGGCATGCACATCGAGACGCGGGACGTGTCCGTCCAGTGGAAGTGACCCGCCTCCACCGGTCCTACCGGCGGGGCGGGCGGGTTGTTGCCCTTACGCCAGCGCGAGCCACGCCACGGCGGCGACGACCGCCACGGCGACGACGATGCCGATGATCAGGCCGATGCGGGGGCCCGCCGGGGCGGCCGCCTGCTGCTGCCGGGCCTGGGGGCCCTCGTCGACGAAAGCGCGGAACATCTGGGTGCTACCCGCGGGGTCGTAGTTGCCCTCGGGGCCCTGGGTGTTTGCCATGGCCCAGGACCCTAGCGAATACATGCCCCCTACCCAAGCGCCGGGTTCCCCTCGCCCTCCCCCGTTCCCCAGTTCTGGATGGCCTGGCCAGCGAGCCGGATGCCGCACGCCCCGCCGACAGCGCCCCGCCAAGGGCGCGAGGAACTGCGCGCCCAGCCCCCACCGGCCGGGCCGACAGCCGGAGACGCCCGGATGGACGGAATCGCCCGCCCAGCGGCCCGGGGCCCCCGCACAGGTCAGACGCTCGACCCGCAGGAGTCAGGCACACAACCCCGCAGAGGTCGGCCGCACAGCCCTCCAGATCACCGGAGCCCAGCCCCGCAGGGGTCAGACGCTCGACCCCGCAGGAGTCAGACCCGCAGCCCCGCAGGGGTCGGGCGCACAGCCCCGCCCCCAGGTGACCGGAGCCCGCCCTCCAGGAGCCAGACGTCCCGTCCCGCAGTGACCGGAGCTCGGCCCCTGACAAGAGGCAGCAGCACAGTCCCAGCCATCAGCCAGGCGCCCCGTCCCCGGCCGGGCGGGGCGCAGCCCTGGGCGAGGCCAGACACCCACCCTCGCCCAGACCCCCACCCCCATCCCCACCCAGGCAACACGAAGCCCAACCGGCGGCCGGAGCGCAGCGTCGGCCAAGGGCCCGATTTCCGGCCGCCGGCAAGGCACAGGGTGCGGGGTGCAAGGTCGCACAGTCCGGCCACCACCCCGCCTCGCCCCACCCCGTCCGCCCCGCGAAGGCCACGCTCCGTCGATCCACAGCGGGCTCAAAGCCACACACCCCGCCCACCAGCAGGTTTACATTCGCCAATACTTGCCTTTGCCATCTTTTTAGCCCAGCGGCAGCGATATCGTTTGCCTGCAGCAACCAACTGCATTTATGGTTGCCCCAAGCAACGAATACAGGAGGGGTGATGGCCGAGCAGGCGCAGTACGAGGAATTGGCTCGTCAGCTCAGTGCCATCGGTGCCGTGAAGCGGGAGCTCGGGCGGATCCTGCCGCACGACTGCCCCGCGGGCTCCGCCGCCGTACTGACCCTCCTCGGCCGGCACGGCGACATGCGGATGAGCAAGCTCGCCGAGCTGCTCGCCGTGGACATGTCGGTGACCAGCCGCCACGTCGCCCACGTCGCCGACCGGGGCTGGATCGAACGCCTCCCCGACCCCGCCGACAAACGCTCCCGCATCCTGCGCCTCACCGACGCGGGACGCGAGCAGCTCACCGAACTCTCCCGCCGCTCCTCGCGGCTGTTCGCCGACCGGCTGAGCGACTGGTCCGACCACGAGGTCGGCCTGCTCATCCACCTGATGGGCCGGTTGCGCGAGAGCTTCGGCGACTGCCGTGCCGTACCCCGGCCGCCCTACGTGCCGGAAGCAACCGAACTGACCACCCGTACACCCGCATAAGACAAGAGAAGGAAGCCCATGGCAACGACCACACCAGCCGGTGTGCGGGCTCACGCCAAGCACGGAGGTGGACCCGCCGACGGCACTCCGATGACACACCGCCAGATCATGGAGGCCCTCTCCGGGCTGCTGCTCGGCATGTTCGTCGCGATCCTGTCGTCGACGATCGTCACCAACGCGCTCCCCGAGATCATCGGCGACCTGGGCGGCGGCCAGTCCGCCTACACCTGGGTCGTCACGGCCTCGCTGCTGGCCATGACCGCGACCACACCTCTGTGGGGCAAGCTCTCCGACCTGTACAGCAAGAAGGCGCTCGTACAGATAGCCCTCGTCATCTACGTGCTGGGATCGGCCGCAGCCGGCCTGTCCCAGAACCCCGGCATGCTCATCGCATGCCGTGTGGTCCAGGGCGTCGGCGTCGGCGGTCTGTCCGCCCTCGCCCAGATCGTCATGGCCGCGATGATCTCCCCGCGTGAGCGCGGGCGTTACTCCGGTTACCTCGGCGCGACCTTCGCTGTCGCAACGGTCGGCGGCCCGCTGCTCGGCGGTGTCATCACCGACACCTCGTGGCTCGGCTGGCGCTGGTGCTTCTACGTCGGCGTGCCGTTCGCGTTCATCGCGCTGATCGTGCTGCAGAAGACCCTGCACCTGCCCACCGTGAAGCGGGACGTGAAGGTCGACTGGGGCGGCGCGTTCTTCATCTCCGCCGCGGTCTCGCTGCTGCTGGTCTGGGTCACCTTCGCCGGTGACAAGTACGACTGGATATCGGGGCAGACG is a window of Streptomyces sp. NBC_00271 DNA encoding:
- a CDS encoding MarR family winged helix-turn-helix transcriptional regulator translates to MAEQAQYEELARQLSAIGAVKRELGRILPHDCPAGSAAVLTLLGRHGDMRMSKLAELLAVDMSVTSRHVAHVADRGWIERLPDPADKRSRILRLTDAGREQLTELSRRSSRLFADRLSDWSDHEVGLLIHLMGRLRESFGDCRAVPRPPYVPEATELTTRTPA